A single genomic interval of Acidovorax sp. 1608163 harbors:
- a CDS encoding acyl-CoA dehydrogenase family protein has translation MDFDYSPKTKELQAKLLQFMDEHIYPAEAAYKAELLANTAAGKRWSALNTIENLKPKAQAAGLWNLFLPVDSAAASGYAGAGLTNQEYAPLAEIMGRVPWASEVFNCSAPDTGNMETIARYGDEANKARWLKPLLEGKIRSAFAMTEPDVASSDATNIETRIERQGDEYVINGRKWWISGAADPRCAVYITMGKTDPEAPRHSQQSMVLVPADAKGITVIRPLNVFGYDDAPHGHVEMTFENVRVPVSNILLGEGRGFEIAQGRLGPGRIHHCMRLIGLAERALELMCKRASNRVAFGKTVAQQTVTQERIAEARCKIDMARLLTLKAAWLMDVAGNKVAKTEIAMIKVVAPSMACQVIDWAMQAHGGGGMSDDFPLAYAYAGARTLRFADGPDEVHRNAIAKWELGKYGSYGRDAGVPITRGA, from the coding sequence ATGGACTTTGACTACTCCCCCAAGACCAAGGAACTGCAGGCCAAACTGCTCCAGTTCATGGACGAGCACATCTACCCCGCCGAGGCAGCCTACAAGGCCGAGCTGCTGGCCAACACCGCCGCAGGCAAGCGCTGGTCGGCCCTGAACACCATCGAAAACCTCAAGCCCAAGGCCCAGGCCGCTGGCCTGTGGAACCTGTTTTTGCCAGTGGACAGCGCCGCGGCCTCGGGCTACGCAGGGGCAGGCCTCACCAACCAGGAATACGCGCCCCTGGCCGAAATCATGGGCCGCGTGCCATGGGCCAGCGAGGTGTTCAACTGCTCGGCGCCCGACACCGGCAACATGGAAACCATCGCCCGCTATGGCGACGAAGCCAACAAGGCGCGCTGGCTCAAGCCGCTGCTCGAAGGCAAGATCCGCTCGGCCTTCGCAATGACCGAGCCCGACGTGGCATCGAGCGACGCCACCAACATCGAGACGCGCATCGAGCGCCAGGGTGATGAATACGTCATCAATGGCCGCAAATGGTGGATTTCGGGCGCAGCCGATCCGCGCTGCGCCGTCTACATCACCATGGGCAAGACCGACCCCGAGGCGCCCCGGCACTCACAGCAAAGCATGGTGCTGGTGCCCGCTGACGCCAAGGGCATTACGGTCATTCGCCCGCTCAATGTGTTTGGCTACGACGACGCACCCCACGGCCACGTGGAGATGACGTTTGAAAACGTGCGCGTGCCCGTCTCCAACATCCTGCTGGGCGAAGGCCGTGGTTTCGAGATCGCCCAAGGCCGCCTGGGCCCCGGGCGCATCCACCACTGCATGCGCCTCATTGGCCTGGCCGAGCGTGCGCTGGAGCTGATGTGCAAGCGCGCCAGCAACCGCGTGGCCTTTGGCAAGACCGTGGCGCAGCAAACCGTGACGCAAGAGCGCATTGCCGAAGCCCGCTGCAAGATTGACATGGCCCGCCTGCTGACCCTGAAGGCCGCCTGGCTGATGGACGTGGCAGGCAACAAGGTGGCCAAGACCGAGATCGCCATGATCAAGGTGGTGGCCCCCAGCATGGCCTGCCAGGTGATCGACTGGGCCATGCAGGCCCACGGCGGCGGCGGCATGAGCGACGACTTCCCCCTGGCCTATGCCTACGCCGGTGCGCGCACCCTGCGCTTTGCCGACGGTCCGGACGAAGTGCACCGCAACGCCATTGCCAAGTGGGAGCTGGGCAAGTACGGCAGCTACGGCCGCGATGCGGGCGTGCCCATC